The sequence GCGGGAGGGCGAGGCTTGCCATAGATACTAGAGCAGCTTTGGCAGCTTCTCGAGCGCGATCACGGACGTCGCCGAGTCGATCGAACACACCGCCAGAAGGCAAAAACGAAGCAAATACCAGTCGAATTTCATGCTGAAAATTGGACGAATTGGAAGCAAGATGTCGAAAGAGAGATGGAAACAGTAATAAAGTGGGAGTAGTCAAGTGCTGATTCGCGGTCCTAAGGCAGACTTTGAGAGCAGTTATGAGGTCATCTACATTTACGAGCTGCACACAATGAATACGCTTCCGCCAGAATAATTAATGGTATGAACACTGACCTCGAACCCCTCTGTGTCCAGTAGCGGCTGCAGCTTCCCAACCGCGTCGATTTTCGCATCGACATCTGCGGCGTGTCAGTATCGTGTTATTAGAATAATAATAATGAATACAATTACCGTTGCCTTGAAGTTTGGCTAACAAAGACGCATACTCTTCTGAGGCCATCACATATAGTGCTGACAGCTAGGCGTCTTAACGGTGGTTGTTGATATCGGACCTCAAACGCGACCCTCTTGCCCTCTAATTTCGTAATCACCCCTCAGATCGCATTCTTAAATCAATACTCCTTGTGGCCATAGCAAAGTGACATCTTTGGGGTAGAATGTAATCCAATAGCTTCCAACGCGACCATATCATACAACATCAAAGAGTGGCAATCCTATGTTACTCGCCCTATTTGTATAAATTGGCACCCTATCACACGCCTTCCCCATTGGCATAATGAACGTGGCCAACTGGTCAGAGATAGTAGCAGGACCCAGTTCACAGCACGTTTGTAGATTAATGAAAGATGTGTGGATTATTATAGTTCCAACGATCAATCCATGAGCACCGTATATAGTAGATGTAATCCCACCATTATCACATACATACACTTCAACGCAAAAGCTGTTATGCATTAATCCCAATAAGATATTTGTGGCCGACCAATTTACTAACTAGCTTCTACATAAACGTAGAATGTTCTGGTTCACTGGGTTGAATATGGGCCGATAACCCCGTTGACCAGTGTCGAAATCGAAATCAAGCAAGTGAGTCACTAGATCCATTTGTTACGACCACGCATATAAACAGCAGTTTTTTTACCCATACCAGCTATTCACCCCCACCACTCCCACATTTGCCTCTCCATCGCATCTCTTGAACATGTCCTTTCACGTTAGACCCGCGGAGAGGAGCGACGTGGTACGCATACCCCTCTCAATATCGTTGTACTCGGAACATAATCATGATAAACTTACAACTAGCCTCGAATAATTCAATTGATCAAAGACTTGGTATGTTTATCATGGTGTCGATTCTATATGTACTCAGATCTTTCGTATCCCCAGGCCGAATATGAGAAGGAGCCTGACTCGGCGAAAGCAACTGAAGAATTGGTCATTATTTCCCAGTAGCTCAGTGATCCGGGGTCATGTCGTACTGATACTTATACAGCTCATTCGGAACATCTTCGAGAAACATCATGCGTCTGCACTGGTCGCATGCCTAGGAAATCCAGAAAGCCCCGGTGAGACTATAGGACTGGCGCTGTATTTCTTCAACTTTAGTACTTGGACCGGCAAACCTGGACTATATGTACGTTGGATAAGGAAATGCACGTTCTCGGCACTGAGCCTATAGTTTGCAGCTAGAAGACCTCTACGTATCGCCCGAGCATAGAAACCTTGGAGTTGGCAAGGCTCTTTTCGGGCATTTGGGAAGAGTAGCCGAGGAAAACGACTGTGCTAGATTAGACTGGGCAGTGTTGAAAGTATGTTATTTGGTGCTTACACTTTCACTCCTTTTACCAATTTACATACACAGTGGAATGCTCCTTCGATCGCATTTTACGAACAAGTACTCGGAGCCAAACCCATGGACGAA comes from Rhizoctonia solani chromosome 4, complete sequence and encodes:
- a CDS encoding GNAT family acetyltransferase; amino-acid sequence: MSFHVRPAERSDVPRIIQLIKDLAEYEKEPDSAKATEELLIRNIFEKHHASALVACLGNPESPGETIGLALYFFNFSTWTGKPGLYLEDLYVSPEHRNLGVGKALFGHLGRVAEENDCARLDWAVLKWNAPSIAFYEQVLGAKPMDEWQGMRLEIEGIQNLRKYVK